The Globicephala melas chromosome 20, mGloMel1.2, whole genome shotgun sequence genome contains a region encoding:
- the CLEC10A gene encoding C-type lectin domain family 10 member A isoform X1, producing MSVKYEDLQYLESEKKSQGFTDGLPALETFLQRLLSSTRSFLLSLGLSLLLLVGICVIGSQNSKFQRDLATLRTTFSNFTSNTTAEVQALKSQGEPGGSWQEMITSLKAEVESHKQELQAARSLNDKVLSLESSLENQLQELKAGYSETLLRVQQLVKNLNSLTCKMAALKSNGSQNNCCPTSWLEHEGSCYWFSSSGKPWPEAEKYCQLEDAYLVVINSREEQDFVQAHIGSSYTWMGLSDLDGVWKWADGTDYETNFKNWKPGQPDDWQGHGLGGGEDCAHFHPDGKWNDDACQRPYHWICEAGLSKGS from the exons ATGTCAGTGAAGTATGAAGACCTCCAGTACTTGGAGAGTGAGAAGAAAAGCCAGGGGTTTACAGATG GGCTGCCTGCCCTCGAGACCTTCCTGCAGCGGCTCCTCTCCAGCACCCgctccttcctgctctccctgggcctcagcctccTCCTGCTGGTCGGCATCTGTGTGATCGGATCCCAAA ATTCCAAGTTTCAGAGGGACCTGGCAACCCTGAGAACAACTTTCAGCAACTTCACTTCAAACACTACGGCTGAGGTCCAGGCACTGAAATCCCAGGGTGAGCCTG GTGGAAGTTGGCAAGAAATGATAACATCTCTGAAAGCTGAGGTGGAAAGTCACAAGCAGGAACTGCAAGCAG CCCGTAGCTTGAATGACAAGGTGCTTTCTCTGGAGAGCAGCCTGGAGAACCAGCTGCAGGAACTCAAAGCAG GTTATTCCGAAACGCTCTTGCGAGTCCAACAGCTGGTCAAGAACCTGAACTCCCTGACCTGCAAGATGGCTGCTCTCAAGAGCAATG GCTCGCAAAACAACTGCTGTCCTACCAGTTGGCTGGAGCATGAAGGCAGCTGCTACTGGTTCTCTTCCTCGGGGAAGCCCTGGCCCGAGGCTGAGAAGTACTGCCAGCTGGAGGATGCCTACCTGGTGGTCATCAACTCCAGAGAGGAACAG GATTTTGTCCAGGCCCATATAGGCTCCTCTTACACCTGGATGGGCCTCAGTGATCTGGATGGAGTCTGGAAATGGGCGGATGGGACGGACTATGAGACCAACTTCAA GAACTGGAAGCCAGGCCAGCCGGACGACTGGCAAGGGCACGGGCTGGGTGGGGGCGAGGACTGTGCCCACTTCCACCCCGATGGCAAGTGGAATGACGACGCGTGCCAGAGACCCTACCACTGGATCTGCGAGGCTGGGCTGAGCAAGGGCAGCTAG
- the CLEC10A gene encoding C-type lectin domain family 10 member A isoform X2: MSVKYEDLQYLESEKKSQGFTDGLPALETFLQRLLSSTRSFLLSLGLSLLLLVGICVIGSQNSKFQRDLATLRTTFSNFTSNTTAEVQALKSQGGSWQEMITSLKAEVESHKQELQAARSLNDKVLSLESSLENQLQELKAGYSETLLRVQQLVKNLNSLTCKMAALKSNGSQNNCCPTSWLEHEGSCYWFSSSGKPWPEAEKYCQLEDAYLVVINSREEQDFVQAHIGSSYTWMGLSDLDGVWKWADGTDYETNFKNWKPGQPDDWQGHGLGGGEDCAHFHPDGKWNDDACQRPYHWICEAGLSKGS, from the exons ATGTCAGTGAAGTATGAAGACCTCCAGTACTTGGAGAGTGAGAAGAAAAGCCAGGGGTTTACAGATG GGCTGCCTGCCCTCGAGACCTTCCTGCAGCGGCTCCTCTCCAGCACCCgctccttcctgctctccctgggcctcagcctccTCCTGCTGGTCGGCATCTGTGTGATCGGATCCCAAA ATTCCAAGTTTCAGAGGGACCTGGCAACCCTGAGAACAACTTTCAGCAACTTCACTTCAAACACTACGGCTGAGGTCCAGGCACTGAAATCCCAGG GTGGAAGTTGGCAAGAAATGATAACATCTCTGAAAGCTGAGGTGGAAAGTCACAAGCAGGAACTGCAAGCAG CCCGTAGCTTGAATGACAAGGTGCTTTCTCTGGAGAGCAGCCTGGAGAACCAGCTGCAGGAACTCAAAGCAG GTTATTCCGAAACGCTCTTGCGAGTCCAACAGCTGGTCAAGAACCTGAACTCCCTGACCTGCAAGATGGCTGCTCTCAAGAGCAATG GCTCGCAAAACAACTGCTGTCCTACCAGTTGGCTGGAGCATGAAGGCAGCTGCTACTGGTTCTCTTCCTCGGGGAAGCCCTGGCCCGAGGCTGAGAAGTACTGCCAGCTGGAGGATGCCTACCTGGTGGTCATCAACTCCAGAGAGGAACAG GATTTTGTCCAGGCCCATATAGGCTCCTCTTACACCTGGATGGGCCTCAGTGATCTGGATGGAGTCTGGAAATGGGCGGATGGGACGGACTATGAGACCAACTTCAA GAACTGGAAGCCAGGCCAGCCGGACGACTGGCAAGGGCACGGGCTGGGTGGGGGCGAGGACTGTGCCCACTTCCACCCCGATGGCAAGTGGAATGACGACGCGTGCCAGAGACCCTACCACTGGATCTGCGAGGCTGGGCTGAGCAAGGGCAGCTAG